A segment of the Arachis hypogaea cultivar Tifrunner chromosome 5, arahy.Tifrunner.gnm2.J5K5, whole genome shotgun sequence genome:
TAAACCTCTTGTTTCAGCAGTGTTTGAAGGTCATAATAGCACCGTTATTGCGTGTGGAGCTAGAGGCAGTGGCAAGACCCACCTAATTCAGGTTTGACTCAGTTGGTCATGCTAGAGTCTTTCTTTGTGCTTTTCTTTGTGTGTTTGGGAAAAATTTTGATTGTTAGTTTTTGTAGTAGAATCATGTGCGTAGTAGGCTAATAATTTCTGTGTTTTTCAAGGGTTCTGCTGAGAAACCGGGTCTGGCAATGCTTGCAATTGCTGAGTTCACCTCCTTGGCTGAGAAAAATGGGAAGTCGATATCCATTTCTTTCTATGAAGTTGATCACCAGGATCATGCTGTTGATTTATTAAATCCAGGACACCCACCAATTTTGGTTTATGAAGATCGTGGTAGAATTCAGTTTAAAGGACTAAGTCAAGTAAAGTCTATTCTACTTGCCATCTTCTAATCTAGAAAAATGAATTTTCCAACATGAAAAATTGACATCTAATAAAAGGCTATGCTGTGTTTTTTTTATTGCAGATTCCTGTGAAATCCGTTGCCGAATTTCAGAATTTCTACTTTGCTGCATGTTCTGCGCAAAAGACTATTACAAGAAAGGGCTTTGAACATGCTCGTAGAAGTCACATGGGATTAATTGTGAATGTCTTTTCTCAAAATGCAAGTGTAGAAAATGGTCTTGTGAGCAAAATGAGTTTCGTTGATTTGGCAGGTGTTAAAAATGAACCATGATTTAATCtttttcacatatatatatatatatatatatatatatatatatatatatatatatatatattatcaatgtGATATATTAAAAATACTACTAACAGTTCTGTACTTTTATCATCAGGTTATGAAGATGCTAGAAAGAAAAGCAGTGACACCATTTGCCTTGCTGAGACTAACAAAATTAACAAGTCCATTTATGCCTTAATGAATGTTTCTCATGCTTTGAGCACCAATGAAAGCCGAGTTCCCTATCGAGAAAGCAAACTTACACGCATGTTGCAAGATTCCTTGAGGGGGACTGGCAGAATTTTGATAGTTGCCTGTTTGGTAATCATGACTTTGCTTTTTAgatatttgttttcttattcttCAAATTATTTGTATCATTATTATAATTCTGATTTTgatcctttttcttttctgtacTGTGAACTTAGAACCCATCATTTTGTCAAGATACTATTTACATGGTAAGCTTAGCATCACGATCATGTCAATCAATTCAACGAACATTCTTAGATTCAACAAAGAAAATTTCAAGTTCAGCAAGCCAGATTAAGACTTATCAGAAGAGGCAGATAACCAAGAGTGTTTTGAAATCCGCTAAGAAAATACCTGCCTCTGTATCATGTCACTCGGAAAAGAAGGTTGTTGCTGCACCGAAGTCTGCAATCAAAGCAAGGtgcatattgattttttttccatattttatTAGGCTATTGTTTCCATTTTGTGGATATTAACttctttttgtttcaaatttaATTGAAGGAAATTATTTGATGAAGCAAGCAATTCTGCTGCTAGAGCTAAAAAGGTActggtttcttttcttttcttttttattttttccccaaTATACTTATATGTACTATCCTTTTCAACTATATTAATTACAATTCTTTACATTTGCCTCGCCTTAAAGGAGGGCTTTGCAAGAAAATGTATACTCCAATTGGACCATTACTAGTCTAGCTAATTTTGTACCAGAAATTTTACCAAGTGCATTCAACAAAGTCCTTTTCAGCTATAGGCTTAACCTTTAAACTTCACTACTGGAAGAGATGAAGGTTTTAAGAATTTAGCTTCACAATAATgataaattggatatatatggaGTTAAGTTGTTATTAATGGATAATTTATTTTGTGGAGGAATCGAGTTTTGTAACAATAAATTATGATATTTGACTTGCAAAGACAAAATTTGTAGAATTTAGAACTACAGAGTGAGGTGTAATATTAACGGATAATTTACTTTGGGCAGGAAATTTCCATGGTACAAAATTCATCTGAGACTCTATTGGTAAACCAGGACAATTCACTAGACATTACTGAAAATCATGTTGAATCCAACACTAGAGTGGTAAAGGTAACATAGTTTACCTTCTATCTTATCGATCAAAACCTTGGCACAACTATGTTCTCATTGTTGATAACAGCTTGGATATTGTTTTATGCAGGATAATTCACTGCCAGATGCTAGTAAGAATGTGAAAGGCAATCTGATGGTGGAAAATGTAATTATCTGATCTCatataattgatttaaatttgagCAAGACGTTGAAAACATTTACATAGTTGATACTTGACATTTTTTCATATAGAATACTTATAAGCATACTCAATGCAGGGTGATTCATCTTTGAATACTAGCAGTGAAGTGGAAATCTACCCTATAGAGGAAAAGGTAATTTTATTAATGTTACTAATCCTTCATCTTATTATCAGTTTCTCCCCTCAATTTGGCCTCCATAAAACCTATCAAAACATTCAGAAAATGGTTCATACcagaaattttttttggattatttTCAGTAAGGCTCTCCCTTGTCAATGTCTGTAAGAATGGAAAGTATTGCAACCTAGGCGATGTTATTATTTAAGTATAAAAGACATGAAACTGATGTTGTTAATGTGCTTATGTAGGGAATTTCTCTCAATGGAGAGGATCATCAAGATGCGAGTAATTTCTATGAGGCGGTGGAATTAGTTCACGAAGGTAGAGGTTTACACAAATGAGATTGTTTGCCTTATCATGTTTGTATATGATGAAATATCAAAATGGCTTCTTTTTATTGCCATAACAGACCTTAACATGAACAAGGAGAACAACAGTTTAATGATAATTGAACAAGGACAACAAGCATTGGCAATGGTTCAAGAAGGTAGATGTGAGCAAATAAGTTTTGAAGCAAAGTTGTTAGACTAATCATATTATGATGAATGCCAAtttgtgtttatttttatttatttatttatttattttgccatCACAggtcaaaacataaacaaagagAACAACAGTTCAATGGCATATGAAGATGGTTCTACACCAATCAGTTCTCAATTGCGTGATCTTTCTAACCGTTTTAAATGGCTCTATTCGTCAACACCATGGCAGATATCAGAAAAGGAATGCATTTCGCTTGATAGCACTTCTGTAGATATCATGGAACCCAAAACTCCTGTAGTTGAACAAACTACGAGCCTTAATGATAGACGGGATATAATGAATCCCAAAAGTCCATGGGAAACATTTAGTGTGCATGGTTCTGGCATGAAGGTCTGTTCTATTTATAGTATTGCCAAATGACTATGTTAAAATGTGTACCTTCAGGTTATTAACTCGTAGTTTCTCTTAATTGCAGAATTCTCTTGTTGAAGAATATCTAAGATTTTTAAACTCAGCTAACAAGTAAGTCACATTGCCAATTATTATGAACAGAAAGCGCATAGTCGTTCCCAATGTATTTAATGATTATGTGATTATCATAAGTGTTAAAACCTTTGAATAGCTCTATGTATAATTCATAGCTCCTTTGAGATAATTAGCTTACTTTATTTGCTTTTCTTCACTATGTTTTCCTAAATACTTTCAGGGAAGAATTAAAGAAATTGAAGGTTAGGAATGCTCCACCTTTCATTGCTTTgataatttttttccctttttattttatacctTATGGAACTGGTAGAACTTTTGTTACAGGGAATCGGAGAGAAGAGGGCAACCTACATACTTGAGCTTCGCGAAGAATCTCCCGAGCCTTTCAAAAGTGTAAGTTCTTAGTAAAATTCTTCCTGAGTTGATAGTTTCTTACTAGTGAGATATATTAATAACCGACTCCAAACCAAATTTTTGCCAACAGCTTGATGATTTAAGGGATATTGGACTTTCAGCAAAGCAGGTATCCATTCTTCTGTTACAGtttgtcattttcatttttactATGAACAAAATTTCAATATCTCATGGCATATAACCTAAGCTTATAATGTTTATACAGATCAAGGGAATTATGAAAAAAGAAGTTGGAGAGCTTTTCAACTAGCTGGAAAGTGAATAGCTGAATTCATATTTTACTGCAAAATATGTTTGTCTGTGCAGTACTGCAGTAACCTTGTACTACATTTGTATCCAGAGAAAATTATATGAATGGCAACCTGAAGTTGCTCTATGTAATGTTGTAACCTTGACTTTTGTGGGCATTGGTAATTGCGTTTGATCGTTTCATTGCTATATGAAATTCTGATGTTGGAGACAAAACAATAGTATGTTTTAAGAGGAAATCTAGGTAAATGTGTTTTCTCTTCATTTAATCATAAATCACAAGTTAATAATATTCGTTTGATGATCTTCTGCTCAAGTTATCAACATTTTTCCTCTGTTCTTACCTCTTGTCGATCCATTAACAAAATCCTTTTGTCGCATTCAATAACAAGAATTCTCAAAATGACAAATTTGCTTATAGAAGGCATATAATTTTAGCAATAGATGAGATCTTCATAAGTGAAACatcttatattataaattataaattagctAAAGAATATTGATGAATAGTAAATACAGAATCCCAATTGTTTATTGACATTATATACATCCTCTAATTTTTTTTCGgatactattaataaaaataatacttgtATATATAAAAATCAGCTATTAAATTAATCATcatgtattatattatttttatttttatatattttaaatatattttttgtatttttaacattTATTCTTTATgagtaattaatttaattgttgatttttaaTCTACACCTAGTGTTTTTCAATAAATGTATCAAATATTTGGCTAACTCAACTGTTTTCTTAACTAGTATTCTTAGTATAATTGTTTTTACAGCAACAAAACATCATGTCAgtcaacatttttaaaaaaattgtcaaTGCAATGAAAGAGTTTTCTAAGCTAAAGGCGTTCCTTTTCTACCATctatctattatattatatagaaattgagtttttgtatttaataatagaactaatgtgatatttttttagagtattttttaatttatttttttaatttattggatacaatttattataataaattaattatatcaattaattaatttaattaaatatttaaatattacacaatttattatattttatatcaatcaattaaaagtaagaaagtatttttctatttattttttaatttattaaattcaataaattattttttaatttatttttttaattcaataaatcaaatcaaattaattatactaattatttgtatcaattaattgatttgattaattcttaaaaatatttttatttaattttttatttaaatatattaattattactaatcaattatttaattttattaagataaatatcaaattctattcctaatataaaatacaaaattttattctttttatttttattttatcactatAAAAGATCATATATACTAAAAAAGAATctcatttttttatcaattattcttTCATTGAGTAGTTTTTACAGTCATTTTTTCTTCCTACGAGACACCGTCACAAGAACGCAACTATCATGAACACAAGCTATCGACCCTCCAACTCCCATTAACTGAGTGCTAATTACTTGAAGTTATATATGACATGTTAGTCATGAAGTATTCATGGTCTATGGTGTTATTATATATGCATGAAAAAAAAGTTTTATGTTTGAACTTGTTCAAGTCATTTACTTGTTTATGTGtgtattgtagtgtgaaattacttttaatttatgtTGTGCAATAGTATTATGGTCTAATTTGAGCTTTTACTTtaaaattgtattataattttatctcGTCGTTTTCTCTCGAATAtcaagttgacgtatttttatttattattattgaagctgatgtgataagaaatttaaaaacaaaactcTCACACTCAATTCATTTTATTATAGtctatctcttctatttcttttattttcttcttatttatttaagctttttttattttttattatgaatttttttatttttatcttttatacatTAATTTATTATAACTCTTTACAAGTCATATGTTAAGtctttttaatgttaaaattatattcttaatatgcttaattttattgatttattaatcaTATAAAACCAACTTTAATTGTTACCAATcttaatatccaataataaaaatattatcaatttcttaattttatttttatttattttacaatgagTCAATAACATTGTGAAGTGTGAATCGTTAAGATAAGGCATGCACTATTTTATAAGGGCAAATAATTAGACTAAACCTTATTCTCCTACAACATTTATCTTCTTTTTCGACTCTAAATTAATACTTCTTAATTGGTAATAGCACATTTAGTTTTGCAACACAAAAGTCTTGGCAAAGATCATAATATTCGTTCTTTTATGTGTAAAAATCTCAATTTAATTCAAAGATATTTCGAtaatatgtatataattttttagttcatAAATGAagatagaaaatcttaaaaataaattctacaaGTTACATATTTTAAATGAATAGCAcactatataatttaataatccaataataataatactaatctccttgatatattaaaattgagtttttttCCAAGATGAGGTATCATACTTTCATAGTTTTTGTGTTCTCTTTAACATGAATACattcttatttactatttattattttttatttttctatttttatttttgatattttctaaaatttttaattctaattattgctatttaattcattaattttagataacaattaaatttattataatgctAGCTAATTTTTCCTGTATTAaatcaattaataataaatactagttatcaataataaattgtaaattataaattctattatttatatttgctaattcaattatttgttatttttattttcgcttatttttaaGCAAagttttttgtaataaatttattattgccAATCTTctctacaataataataaataatttataataataaaaatattatcatttATCAATTAAGTAATATATGCATCAACATCTCTTTATTATACTATTAATGtaataatacaataatatatgtagaataataattttccaaaataaataaataattattaatccctTTCacgctaaaaaaattaaaaaaaatctgatcAACCTAAACTAATTTGcatataaataataattgtatgaagtgaatatatatatatatatatatataagaggatcatattattcttttaaataagagaataatattgttttattatcaattcttaattatttattttaactcaataaatttaattcatattaattaaaattagagaAAATTCCACTCCCCTCTCCtgtgagatgctaaaatgacactcccctcccatctattttataaatgtacattttcctcccttctaacttttaaaaaacctcattTTTAATCCATTtaaaactttttgtgttaactaatgttaactttatccaatttttttaaaaaaaattattttttaaaaaaatattcattagcaaaaattttattttttattattaaattttgcttaataaaatattctttaataaattatttttttattgattaaattgtatttttaaaaaaaattaataattatgttattttttaaataccctttaataattttttaattattaaattataattttaccaaaattattgttaacaatttgtttatattttactattaatttttcgatatctatatattattttaatattaaataaaaaattttagtaagattatttttcaatatcaataaatattaattgttatacatattaccagtggtaagattttttatttaatattaaaataatatatattaatataaaaaaattaatagtaaatataaaaataattcttaacaaaaattttagtaaaatcacaatttaataattaaaaattattgaaaaataggtattttagaaaaaaataatttaattattaatttttttgaaaatatttcgttaaaaatacaatttaattaataaaagaataatttattaaaggatattttggtaagcaaaatttaatgataaaaaataaaatttttgttaatggaaattttttcaaaaaataattttttttttcataaaaaatggataaagttaacattattaacacaaaaaatttaaaatggattaaagaggaggttttttaaaagttagaagggaagaaaatgtacatttataaaatagaggggaggggagtgacattttagcatctcgcaggAGAGGGGAGCGACATTTTctcttaaaattataaattaattcaattattgttatttaattcatTCTTTCTAGAtaacaattaaaattattataattattgttaatcttctctatatttaatcaaataataataaatatcaacAACTATTAAATGTATTGTAATTTTTGCTATATATTTAAGCATGTATATGATTAGGATTTTTACCGTTTCTGACCAACATGTACAtaattattactatattattatatatttaagtgtcacataatttattataacttatattaactaattataatttattatatcaattaattaattataaggcGTATAATAAAGCTACAAATAAAACAGGGCAATGCagatattatttagttattatattGGATGTATTTTTCaatctatttttttgtttgattaaactaaattaattatactaattatttgtattaattagttaatttaattaatgtattattaAACATTAAAATAATAGATTCGTGACCAAAATACTGAAAATAGACAATTAAGGTATATATTCTTAACTAATATATAATACcgacaataactaataatactaaataattaataattatatatttaatctaAGAAGTTTGAATGGGTAAAAAAAATAACTGATATACAAAATTGACGTGACATTTtttgctaatatttttttatttatttagcctAATTCACTAAATTTCTTTATAATTAATAGTTTTACACATGTGAAAAAATGATCAAATTACTAAATGTATTATTAAAGGTAAACTATTCaatgtaaatttttaaaaaaatatataatacttaaTTAATTACCATAATCACATTTAAAgtatccaaattatttttatataataaaaatggtatattttaaaaaatatttttatatattttactaataagtatgtatgtgatatttacataatttttatttttaatatataacaaatattattgtATTAAAGTATTCCGTTTTAAAAGCgtataatgtaatttttttttaaaaatatttacaggATAGTAAatgctattttattttaattttatttttaatatttaattttaattttactattaacattttaatatatttCAGTTATAATACTAGAATGAacaatattaattataactaattaattataataattatttaatttgaacaagataaatataaaattatttaataaacaattaataagaaaataaaatacatgaatttaattttaactattttttattgttatccaTATATATGAAATCAAAATGTGTTTTATACTCTCTCTCgttatagttttttaatttttaatttttttatttttattttgataaatttttttcatattttgttttatattattttttatgtattttgattaataatatttaaaagtgttattattttatttactaacatttcaaattttttataatatttttgtagaaCTTGATAAATAGGTTTTtatgtataatatttttttgaaatattttaataagaatatatcttaatttttgtctttcatcttttatattcattgctattatactaaaatatttttacaagGCATTTTTTATTGACTACATGCATCGTCttttatacattatttttttacttcttttagttgttttttttacattatttttagtTGAGTAAATGATCAAATTTGTATTTAAAAGATCACTTGTTCTTTAAGTTggtctctaaattttttttaaatcaaatttatcttttaaaaattttaagttagtcatattaatttttatttcttcttattcaaaacttttaaatttCATTAGTGGTATAGATTTTAATTATGGATTTGTTTCTTGAGAAATCACTTTAGCCACAATAAAGAAATTAGACTACTCTTGAAAATGATTCACAAAGGAGAGACATAGGCTCAAAGATGAGTGAAATCAATGAAGTTGTATGAATTTGTAACAACTCTTTTTGACTTGTGAGTTTTTTTCACTGTGATATAACACTTATTCATGTATAATGTAATTAATTTAGCCAAAAAGATTGGTATCCGAAGCATTTTGCTTAAATGATTATTTAGAATTCTTTAAGACttattaaactttaaaattaaaaatgtaaaaaaaaaacaacagaaTAAAAGGCATAAATATGCTTCAAAGCGAGGAGAAATGACTATACAATTTgattattcaatttcaatttatattttgAACTAACtaataaattacaaataaaaattattaaaaaaacacacattcaattacatttttttaaattacatttgAAAAGTGTAGTCTATTTATAGAATAGGTTTCACTTTTTTCTATGTTACctttttataagaaaataaaaaacacaattatgacataatattatttaaaaaatgtagTCTTAAATACaatgaaaaattatttataaaacgtaattttatattaatatctagGAATATACTTTTtgtaccaaaaaaatatttttaaagaataattttttgtGGTTCAAAAATAATGTTTAATGTATTTAGGGCTTGATACTTGAATTTTTTTCCCCAATCCCCCTAAAAGAACATACCTTCAATTCGACGTCTTATCACCCACCCCCTTATTTCTATGAATACTAGATAAAAGATGAACATATAGTTTTAACTTCCACATAAGATACTCATTTCACTATAATAAAACCAAAGAAAATATAGGAAGAAGCCTATACTCACTCTACTAGAGAAAGTACGCATGTTCGTGATAAGaacaattacaaaaaataaagtgAAAGCTGCAACACCAAATTGGCAGGTTATCTCCTATTCAAAAGAGCAGActagaaaagataaaaaatgagTCATAAAAATGACGTCTGGTGTAGTGTGGTGATGATGACTATCATAGATTTGAGATTCATGGATTTTCGACAAACATGGTTGTCGACTTGAAAAAGCAGATATGCACATGCAGATTATGGCAGATCACATGTATAAGactattttttttcttacttGGTAGTAGTtataaaatgttttatatatacatatgaagtCTCATTGGCAACTTTTGTAGGAATTGTAACGTTGATTGAAATAAATGTGTTAGGCATATAATTTAGTTTTGAACAAATTCTGATCTGATTGAATATAAACTGTTTGTGATTGAACCTCCTTTTTGATTGAATATAATCTGGAATTCGGGCATGCCATGTGTCCACGCATGTGCTGCAATAGCTAGACTCAATGAGAATCCTGAAGACTATTGTCACAAGTGGTTGACAATGGACTCATATAGAGAAACATATAAGCATTCCTTGAATCCCATCCCTGGACAAGCAATGTGGGAGAAGTCTCAGTATAGTAGGCCCCAGGCTCCCAAGATTCGGAAGAAGCCAGGTCCTTTGAAGCAGAAACGACGGAAGGATGCAGATGAAGAGCCTTCAGAAAGTAAGAAGAGTAAGACAGATGCAACGAAACTACCTAAAAAGTACAAGGAGTCTTCTTTTGCTTACTGTGGGACAAAAGGTCACACGAAGAGAAGCTGCTCCCACAGAAAAGCTGATGACATTGCAGCTGCCCTTGCTACTGCTGCAACAGCTGTAGTAGCTAAGGAGAAACAAAAGGATTCTAATGCAAATGAAACCATAGAAGGTCAGTCTGTACAAGACGGAGAAGTAGAGGGTGACCCTATCCCAGCAACTGATGTTGCCACTTCTGCAACCCCAACAATGGCTAATACTCCTTCAGAGATTGTGCTATTACAGACACCTTTTTCACAATCAGATAATGGAGATCAGAAACAAGTAAGAATCCAATATGTCCTATTATTTGTGcttttaatgtttattttaaatatttgtttagtttaattttactTTGATTGACGGGAACTTGTATTCCACTCATGCAACTATAGGTAACTCCTGCAACGAGGCCCGACAAATTACAACCTAAGAGGAAAGCATCTCTAGCCCCCAGAATCATCAAGTGTTGACCCATTGCAAGGAGCAAGTGTTGGAACATCTTCAAGGTTGGCTGAATTCATGAAATTTGTCCCAACACTAGGAGTGAAGTCAGCATTCAAACCTCCTAAGAAGAAATGAATGATGTTTAGTTGTGATGGACTATTATAGTTAGGGTAGTTGTTTTCTTAATTATGTTTATCTTGTGTCACTGGAACATGGTTATGTGTGTCCAAATATTGGGTTATTTTGTTAAAGAATTTCTGGATGTATTTTGTTCATGACCTTTTGGATATTTGTTCAGTTATTGGCAAGCAATGCTTTTGGATATTTACTAAATGTAGACACTTTATTTTAGGTTTATGAATGGTACTAATATGTTTAATActtagctttactttctcactatTGCAACATGACATATGTAACAGAGGAGCTAACACCATGCTTCTTTTTCATGGAAATCTGAATACAATACTTTCATTCATCCTCAGAGTACACACCTTCAGGTCCAcacttttaatcaaaatttaatcaTACTTACACCATACATAACAGTCAGAAACACAACTAAACAAATAACCAAACTTAAAATACTAATCCATATTTTCAAACACCTAATTTTAACTTCCATTGAAGTAATTCTCCATGCTAAATTCATCTTCCAACTATCATCATTGCTTGTAGGTTATGTTTTGCCTACTAAACTCTTTTCTTCTTCACCGTCTGTCCATATAAAGAAACCACACCACATTCTCCCATAACTCTGCCAATTTTGCAACaaccaacaaaaagaaaaaaattttaagattactCATCAAACACAAATACCAGTAGCAacacattgaagaagaagaagacgacattGAGAACTTACATTATAATTTGGACACCCATAAAAGAGTCTCTTATGATTGGCATTTGTCCCAAACCATCAAAGCACTAAACGCATTCCACAACCACACCAATCAGGAATCTTCCCCAACCTCCCACCATTAAGATTCCTCACGGAAGCCCCATGAGAACGTGATCGTGCATAACTCACTGCAGCTTGGCTTCCTGAACTCATCATTTCTCCACCACAGTCTTCAACGTATTCGAAAAAGAGGACTGCAAATTAGGGTTTTATCATTTATGGAGGGGTTAAATTGAGTTCATTCAAATTTTGACACATCATTCATTTATCACACATCTACTCTGACTATTAATTGTAATACTACACAGAGTTATTAACCTTAATCCTATTACACTCTTCAATGTTGTTGCCATAACTGTGcctttctttctttgattttcagATATGAATAGTATGTTAATA
Coding sequences within it:
- the LOC112802881 gene encoding kinesin-like protein KIN-10C isoform X2, encoding MASTHHDNAGTTPARKVRVVAKLRGILRQEPDSEPKLNSWISVNKPQGENFESVTLSFGEQSSSRYWMHYCYEEHEENELIYSREVKPLVSAVFEGHNSTVIACGARGSGKTHLIQGSAEKPGLAMLAIAEFTSLAEKNGKSISISFYEVDHQDHAVDLLNPGHPPILVYEDRGRIQFKGLSQIPVKSVAEFQNFYFAACSAQKTITRKGFEHARRSHMGLIVNVFSQNASVENGLVSKMSFVDLAGYEDARKKSSDTICLAETNKINKSIYALMNVSHALSTNESRVPYRESKLTRMLQDSLRGTGRILIVACLNPSFCQDTIYMVSLASRSCQSIQRTFLDSTKKISSSASQIKTYQKRQITKSVLKSAKKIPASVSCHSEKKVVAAPKSAIKARKLFDEASNSAARAKKEISMVQNSSETLLVNQDNSLDITENHVESNTRVVKDNSLPDASKNVKGNLMVENGDSSLNTSSEVEIYPIEEKGISLNGEDHQDASNFYEAVELVHEDLNMNKENNSLMIIEQGQQALAMVQEGQNINKENNSSMAYEDGSTPISSQLRDLSNRFKWLYSSTPWQISEKECISLDSTSVDIMEPKTPVVEQTTSLNDRRDIMNPKSPWETFSVHGSGMKNSLVEEYLRFLNSANKEELKKLKGIGEKRATYILELREESPEPFKSLDDLRDIGLSAKQIKGIMKKEVGELFN
- the LOC112802881 gene encoding kinesin-like protein KIN-10C isoform X1; the protein is MASTHHDNAGTTPARKVRVVAKLRGILRQEPDSEPKLNSWISVNKPQGENFESVTLSFGEQSSSRYWMHYCYEEHEENELIYSREVKPLVSAVFEGHNSTVIACGARGSGKTHLIQGSAEKPGLAMLAIAEFTSLAEKNGKSISISFYEVDHQDHAVDLLNPGHPPILVYEDRGRIQFKGLSQIPVKSVAEFQNFYFAACSAQKTITRKGFEHARRSHMGLIVNVFSQNASVENGLVSKMSFVDLAGYEDARKKSSDTICLAETNKINKSIYALMNVSHALSTNESRVPYRESKLTRMLQDSLRGTGRILIVACLNPSFCQDTIYMVSLASRSCQSIQRTFLDSTKKISSSASQIKTYQKRQITKSVLKSAKKIPASVSCHSEKKVVAAPKSAIKARKLFDEASNSAARAKKEISMVQNSSETLLVNQDNSLDITENHVESNTRVVKDNSLPDASKNVKGNLMVENGDSSLNTSSEVEIYPIEEKGISLNGEDHQDASNFYEAVELVHEDLNMNKENNSLMIIEQGQQALAMVQEGRCQNINKENNSSMAYEDGSTPISSQLRDLSNRFKWLYSSTPWQISEKECISLDSTSVDIMEPKTPVVEQTTSLNDRRDIMNPKSPWETFSVHGSGMKNSLVEEYLRFLNSANKEELKKLKGIGEKRATYILELREESPEPFKSLDDLRDIGLSAKQIKGIMKKEVGELFN